In the genome of Rickettsiales bacterium, the window CATGGCATTGAGCGTCATGGCGGTATCGATCAGCGTTTCACCCTTTTTCACGGCGCTGGTAGCGACCGACATATTAATCACATCGGCGCCTAGGCGTTTGCCGGCGAGCTCAAAGCTTGTGCGAGTGCGTGTTGAATTCTCGAAGAAAAGGTTGATCACCGTGCGGCCACGCAAAATAGGGTGCTTCTTATCGCCCTGCTTGTTACGAATGACGTATTCTTCTGCCGTGTCTAGAATGGTTTCAATATCGGAAGCGCTTAAGCCTTCAATTCCCAAAAGATTGCGTTGAGAGAAATGAGACGCCTTATTATTCTTTTTTGCTTCTGAATCCATATTGCCCGTCATTTGTTTTGCACTTGGCTGCGCATCCTTATACTAATTGGGGATGAAATTACAAACATTTTCCCGCATTCTCGCTTCCACCATCCTTTTGGCAGGGCTTGCGGCTTGCGATGCTCGTCCGAAATCGCAAATGGGCAATAGAAGCGCGCTTTCTATCTTGGAAGCCTTAACCACAAGTGGGCCTGAAGTAAGCGGTGTGAATGATGCATTAATGGTAAGCGCCACGCAGGCGGAAGATGCCAAAGATTATAATCGTGCGATGCAATTCTATCAGCAACTATCAGATAAATATCCGGATAATTTAGACTATCAATTGGGCTATGCTGATAATTTACGCCGTACCGATCAGGTAGAAAAAGCGATTTCCGGTTATGATGCTATCTTGAAACGTAGTTCGCGTCATGTAGGCGCGCTGGAAGGCAAAGGGCTAGCGCTTATCACCAAGGGAGATTTTGGGACTGCTAGTACTATTCTAGAGACGGTCATACAATTGGATCGCAGTCGCTGGCGCGCGCTTAATGGTGTGGGTCTTTTATTCGTCGCGAAATCCATGCCGAATGAGGCGATCTCTTATTTCGATGCGGCGCTCGCGGCCCAACCAGATCATCCGACGGTCTTAAATAATGTGGGGCTAACCTTGGCGCTGAACGGCGAT includes:
- a CDS encoding tetratricopeptide repeat protein, yielding MKLQTFSRILASTILLAGLAACDARPKSQMGNRSALSILEALTTSGPEVSGVNDALMVSATQAEDAKDYNRAMQFYQQLSDKYPDNLDYQLGYADNLRRTDQVEKAISGYDAILKRSSRHVGALEGKGLALITKGDFGTASTILETVIQLDRSRWRALNGVGLLFVAKSMPNEAISYFDAALAAQPDHPTVLNNVGLTLALNGDYVRAAQTLNRASGRVKTKSLERQRIDLNLALVLGLSGDTVRAEQVAGRHLNGAALQNNLGFYAQLAGDDKLAKAYLNSALSGSSTFYERAWENLENVRGN